GGCCGGGTCGCTGGTCGGCGCCGGCACGGTGCTCACCCCGGCCGCCGTCGCCGACGTGGCCGCCGCCGGGGCCCAGTTCGTGGTCACCCCGGCCGTCGTCGACTCCATCCCCGAGGCGGTCCGCCGGGGCCTCCCGGTCGCCGCCGGGGCGCTCACCCCGACGGAGGCGTACGCCGCCGTCCGGGCGGGGGCCGCCGTCGTCAAGCTCTTCCCGGCGTCGGTGGGCGGGCCGGCGTACCTGAAGGCGCTGCGCGACCCGTTCCCGGACATCCCGTTCGTCGCGGTCGGCGGGGTGGGTCTCGCCGAGCTGCCCGGCTACCTCTCCGTCGGCGCGATCGCCGTCGGCGTCGGCGGCCCACTGGTCGGCGACGCCGCCTCCGGCGGTGACCTGGACGCGCTGCGGGAGCGGGCCCGGGCGTACGTCGCCGCCACGTCATGACCGCCGTCGACCTGCTCACCTTCGGCGAGGCGCTCGTCTCGCTGCGGTCGGCCGGGCCGCTGGCCACCGGTGGGGCCCTGACCATGCACCTCGCCGGGGCCGAGTCCAACGTGGCCATCGGGCTGGCCCGGCTCGGCCACCGGGCGGCCTGGGCCGGCCGCGTCAGCGACGACGAGCTCGGCGGCTACGTGCTGCGGCAACTGCGCGCCGAGGGCGTCGCCGTCGACCACGTCACCCGGGACCCGCAGCGCCCGGCCGGGCTGATGTTCCTGGAACGGCGTACCGCCGACCTGACCCGGGTGCGCTACCACCGGGCCGGTTCGGCCGGGTCCGCCCTGGGCGTCGAGGACCTGCGCCCGGCCCTGGCCGCCGGCACCCGCGTGCTGCACCTGACCGGCATCACCCCGGCGCTGTCCGACAGCGCCCGCGCGGCCACCCGCTGGGCGGCCGAGACGGCGTCCCGCGCCGGGACGCTGGTCTGCCTCGACGTCAACCACCGGGCGAAGCTGTGGAGCCGTGACGACGCCGGCGCGGTGCTGACCCCCCTCGCCGGATACGCCTCGGTCGTCGTCGCCTCCGCCGACGAGCTGGACCTCGTCGGCGAACCGGGCGCGGCGGAGGAGACCGTGGTGGCCGGGCTGCTGGCGCGGGGCGTGACGACCGTGCTGGTCAAGCTCGGCGGCGACGGCGCCCGCGCGTACACCCGCGAGGGCGTCCGGCACGCGGCGGCGCTGCCCGTCACCGCGGTGGACACCGTGGGCGCCGGCGACGCCTTCACCGCCGGCTACCTCTCCGGTCACCTGGACGGCCTCGACCTGGCCGGGCGGCTGCGCCGCGCCGTCACCCTCGGCGCCTTCGCCGTCGCCGGAGACGGCGACTGGGAGGGCCTGCCGCGCCGCGACGAACTGTCCCTGCTGGACGACCTCCAGCCCGGCAGCACCCTTCGCTGAATCACCCCGAGAAAGGCACCCGCGTGAAGATCGTCGCAGCGGACGTCATCGTCTCCAGCCCCGACCGCAACTTCGTCACCCTCAAGATCACCACCGACGAGGGGCTCACCGGGCTGGGCGACGGCACCCTCAACGGGCGGGAACTGTCTGTCGCCTCCTACCTGGCGGACCACGTCGTGCCCCTGCTGATCGGGCGGGACCCGCACCGCGTCGAGGACACCTGGCAGTTCCTCTACCGCTCGGCGTACTGGCGGCGGGGACCGGTCACCATGGCCGCCATCGCGGCCGTGGACGTCGCCCTCTGGGACATCAAGGCCAAGGCCGCCGGGATGCCGCTCTACCAGCTGCTCGGCGGCGCGTCGCGGACCGGGATCATGGCGTACGGCCACGCCTCCGGGCGGGACCTGCCGGAGCTGTTCGACTCCATCCGCCAGCACCTCGACCTCGGCTACCGGTCGATCCGGGTGCAGACGTCGGTGCCCGGCATCAACGCCGTCTACGGCGTCGCCGCCCAGCCCGGCGTCGACGGCAAGCGGTACGACTACGAGCCGGCGCAGCGCACCCCGCTGCCCGCCGAGGAGGACTGGGACACCCGGGCCTACCTGCGCCACCTCCCCGGTGTCTTCGAGGCCGTCCGCAACGAGTTCGGCCCCGAGCTGCCGCTGCTGCACGACGGGCACCACCGGATGACCCCGATCCAGGCGGCCAAGCTCGGCAAGGCCCTGGAGCCGTACGACCTGTTCTGGCTGGAGGACTGCACCCCGGCGGAGAACCAGGAGGCGCTGCGCCTGGTCCGCCAGCACACCACCACCCCGCTGGCCATCGGCGAGGTCTTCAACACCGTCTGGGACTACCAGACGCTGATCCGCGAACAGCTCATCGACTACGTCCGGTCCGCCGTCACCCACACCGGGGGCATCACGGCGATGCGGAAGCTGCTCGACTTCGCCGCCCAGTACCAGATCAAGTCCGGCATCCACGGCCCGACCGACATCTCACCGGTCGGCATGGCCGCCGCGCTCCACCTCGACCTGGCCATCCACAACTTCGGCATCCAGGAGTACATGCAGCACGGCGCGCTGACCAACGAGGTCTTCCGGCAGTCGTTCAACTTCACCGACGGCTACCTGCACCCCGGGGAGCGGCCCGGTCTCGGCGTGGAACTCGACGAGGAGGCCGCGGCCCGGTTCCCGTACCAGCCGGCGTACCTGCCGTTCAACCGGCTCCAGGACGGCACCGTCCATGACTGGTGACCGACCGCTCACCCGGCACGTCGTGGTGATGGGGGTGTCCGGGGCGGGCAAGACGACGGTGGCCCGGGGGATCAGCGAGCTGACCGGGCTCCGGTTCGCCGAGGCGGACGAGTTCCACTCCGAGTCCAACGTGGCGCGGATGCGCTCCGGCGTACCGCTGGACGACGCCGACCGCTGGCCGTGGCTGCGCGACCTCGCCGCGTGGATGGCCGCCCGGCACGCCGAGGGGGTGTCCACCGTGCTGGCCTGCTCGGCGCTGAAGCGGTCCTACCGGGACGTGCTGCGGCAGGGTCCGCCGGACGTGGAGTTCGTCCACCTGGCCGGGGCGGCGGAGCTCATCCGGGACCGGATGAGCCGCCGCGCCGACCACTACATGCCGGCCAGCCTGCTCGACTCGCAGCGGGCGATCCTGGAGCCGCTGACGCCGGAGGAGGCCGGTGTCGTGCTGGACGTGGCGCTGGCGCCGGACGAGCTGGCCGGCGCGGCCGTCGCCCGGCTCGGGCTGCCCGCCGGGATCCCGGTGAGCGGGCGATAGCGCCACCGGCCCGGGCGTCCGTCCGGGCCGGTGGTCCTCACCCGGGCAGGGCGTCCAGGTAGACCCAGCGGCCGTCCTCGCGGACGAAGCGGCTGCGCTCGTCCAGCCTGCCCGGACGCCCCGCCTCCCGGTAGTGGGCCCGGAACTCGACCGTGCCCTCGGAGTCGAACAGGCCGCCCCGGTCGGTGCCGAGAATCTCCAGCCTGGTCCAGCGCTGCCCCGGGTCGAGCCGCAGCCGCGCGGGCCGGGTGGCGGAGTGCCAACTGCGTACCAGGTAGTCGACGTCGCCGACGGCGAAGGCGCTGAACCGGGAACGCATCAGCGCCTCGGCGGTCGCCGCCGTCGACTCGCCCCGGTGCACCGGCGCACAGCAGTCGGCGTAGGGCAGCCCGGAACCGCACGGGCAGGCTCCGGTCGTCTGGTCGGCCGCGCTTCGGCGGGCACCGCGTTTCGCCACGTGCTCATTCTCGCCGAGGGGCTCAGCGCGGCGGGCGACCAGCCCCGCCAACCGGCCCGCGGCTCGGCCGGCGGGCCGTGTTCCGCCTGCCGGACGACTCCATGGTCGTCGTCTTCTTCGCCGGCGCCCGGGTTTCCGCGGTGGCCCGGGCCAGGGCCGTCGCCGTCGCCTTCTTGGCCGGCGCCTTCTTCGCCGGGACCCTCGTGGCCGGCGCCTTCTTCGCCGTGGCCTTCTTCGCGGGTGCCTTCTTGGCGGGTGCCTTCTTCGCCATGGTCTTCTTGGCTGGCGCCTTCTTGGCCGGTGCCTTCTTCGCGGCGGCCTTCGTCGTGGGCGCCTTCTTCGCGGCGGCCTTCTTGGCCGGTGCCTTCTTGGCGGCGGCCGCCTTGGCGGTCGGCCGCCGGGCGGGCGCCGCCGTCGCGGCGACGGCCTTCTTCCGGGCCACCCGGGTCGTCGTCGGGGTGGGCTTCTCGCCCGGGGTCTTGGCCGCGCTCGCCCCGGTGGCCCGTTTCGTGGCGGTCGCGACCTTCTTCGCCGCCGCTTTCCGGTTCATCGGCGCCTTGCGGGCCCCGGTCGCCTTTCGCGCGCCGGTGGGCCTGGTGGCCGTCCGGGTGC
The window above is part of the Micromonospora inositola genome. Proteins encoded here:
- the manD gene encoding D-mannonate dehydratase ManD; translated protein: MKIVAADVIVSSPDRNFVTLKITTDEGLTGLGDGTLNGRELSVASYLADHVVPLLIGRDPHRVEDTWQFLYRSAYWRRGPVTMAAIAAVDVALWDIKAKAAGMPLYQLLGGASRTGIMAYGHASGRDLPELFDSIRQHLDLGYRSIRVQTSVPGINAVYGVAAQPGVDGKRYDYEPAQRTPLPAEEDWDTRAYLRHLPGVFEAVRNEFGPELPLLHDGHHRMTPIQAAKLGKALEPYDLFWLEDCTPAENQEALRLVRQHTTTPLAIGEVFNTVWDYQTLIREQLIDYVRSAVTHTGGITAMRKLLDFAAQYQIKSGIHGPTDISPVGMAAALHLDLAIHNFGIQEYMQHGALTNEVFRQSFNFTDGYLHPGERPGLGVELDEEAAARFPYQPAYLPFNRLQDGTVHDW
- a CDS encoding YchJ family protein, with translation MAKRGARRSAADQTTGACPCGSGLPYADCCAPVHRGESTAATAEALMRSRFSAFAVGDVDYLVRSWHSATRPARLRLDPGQRWTRLEILGTDRGGLFDSEGTVEFRAHYREAGRPGRLDERSRFVREDGRWVYLDALPG
- a CDS encoding sugar kinase, which translates into the protein MTAVDLLTFGEALVSLRSAGPLATGGALTMHLAGAESNVAIGLARLGHRAAWAGRVSDDELGGYVLRQLRAEGVAVDHVTRDPQRPAGLMFLERRTADLTRVRYHRAGSAGSALGVEDLRPALAAGTRVLHLTGITPALSDSARAATRWAAETASRAGTLVCLDVNHRAKLWSRDDAGAVLTPLAGYASVVVASADELDLVGEPGAAEETVVAGLLARGVTTVLVKLGGDGARAYTREGVRHAAALPVTAVDTVGAGDAFTAGYLSGHLDGLDLAGRLRRAVTLGAFAVAGDGDWEGLPRRDELSLLDDLQPGSTLR
- a CDS encoding gluconokinase, which encodes MTGDRPLTRHVVVMGVSGAGKTTVARGISELTGLRFAEADEFHSESNVARMRSGVPLDDADRWPWLRDLAAWMAARHAEGVSTVLACSALKRSYRDVLRQGPPDVEFVHLAGAAELIRDRMSRRADHYMPASLLDSQRAILEPLTPEEAGVVLDVALAPDELAGAAVARLGLPAGIPVSGR
- a CDS encoding bifunctional 4-hydroxy-2-oxoglutarate aldolase/2-dehydro-3-deoxy-phosphogluconate aldolase, with protein sequence MPLDLTTELAATRLLAVIRGTDTAAAIATGTALLAEGVRVVEVALTTPGALDAIAAIRAAAPAGSLVGAGTVLTPAAVADVAAAGAQFVVTPAVVDSIPEAVRRGLPVAAGALTPTEAYAAVRAGAAVVKLFPASVGGPAYLKALRDPFPDIPFVAVGGVGLAELPGYLSVGAIAVGVGGPLVGDAASGGDLDALRERARAYVAATS